From the Saccharobesus litoralis genome, one window contains:
- a CDS encoding REP-associated tyrosine transposase: protein MNFLERDKTLLVDHINELRESVRWVKQRFPFHIDAWVVLPDHIHAVLTLPKGDSNYSNRWREIKKRFSKALPQTEFISACRSKNNERGIWQRRFWEHTIVKAIWL from the coding sequence GTGAATTTTTTGGAGCGTGATAAAACACTGTTGGTTGATCACATTAATGAATTACGTGAATCGGTAAGGTGGGTGAAACAGCGATTTCCATTTCATATTGATGCTTGGGTGGTATTACCTGACCATATCCATGCCGTATTAACCTTGCCAAAAGGTGATAGCAATTATTCAAACCGCTGGCGTGAAATCAAAAAGCGTTTTTCTAAAGCCTTACCTCAAACGGAATTTATTTCCGCATGCCGTAGTAAAAACAATGAACGAGGAATTTGGCAACGCCGTTTTTGGGAGCATACTATAGTCAAAGCGATCTGGCTTTAG
- a CDS encoding DM13 domain-containing protein: MNLTKIKLTQFLGIILLALTLAACGGGGGGDSTPTNNDGGTGTGDGGNGNDGGSGGDQTTHTAAKGKLVYENKHPKGNTFACMHCHAITENDMMLAPDGFKRPGNPLFNAINRTSYKNGALTEIMDAANSCLEDWMTLSSADLWTESSDDWLNFKKYLEEQSNNSTEANVTYSIVSAPGDMSGGNATTGQTEFKETCAVCHGETGLGTDVYRAPITGRNLSKTYIASKIRRSGPDSSNVYSGLDGGQMPFYSKERMTDQTVKNIAAYVAGEAISSFSCGDNDHPKVGQTMTFSMKAHDVSGNAEIIDNCTIRVSNFNYDGGGPQVLFYGGVDGDYKDSTVGFAIGSQLNRSSAYVNETLTLSLNSPSTLDMMNGLSVWCAAVNTSFGDGIFN; the protein is encoded by the coding sequence ATGAACTTAACAAAAATAAAATTAACTCAATTCTTAGGCATAATCCTATTGGCATTAACCTTAGCCGCCTGTGGCGGAGGCGGTGGTGGTGATTCAACACCAACCAATAATGATGGCGGCACAGGAACCGGTGACGGTGGTAATGGCAATGACGGCGGCTCTGGTGGCGATCAAACAACCCATACAGCAGCCAAAGGTAAACTGGTATACGAAAACAAACACCCCAAAGGCAACACATTCGCTTGTATGCACTGTCATGCCATCACAGAAAACGACATGATGCTAGCGCCCGATGGATTTAAACGCCCAGGTAATCCACTGTTTAATGCAATCAATCGAACCAGTTATAAAAATGGAGCATTAACCGAAATAATGGACGCAGCCAATTCTTGTTTAGAAGATTGGATGACCTTAAGTTCAGCAGATTTATGGACAGAGTCCAGCGACGACTGGTTAAACTTTAAAAAATATCTGGAAGAACAATCGAATAACTCTACTGAAGCAAATGTAACCTATTCGATTGTTAGTGCTCCGGGTGATATGTCTGGGGGAAATGCGACAACTGGACAAACTGAATTCAAAGAAACATGTGCAGTTTGCCATGGGGAAACTGGCTTAGGAACTGACGTATATAGAGCCCCTATAACCGGTAGAAACCTCAGTAAAACCTATATTGCCAGCAAAATACGTCGCTCTGGGCCTGATAGTAGTAATGTTTATTCAGGTTTAGATGGCGGTCAAATGCCGTTTTATTCAAAAGAAAGAATGACAGATCAAACGGTGAAAAATATTGCGGCATATGTTGCTGGTGAAGCGATATCTTCTTTTTCTTGTGGAGATAATGATCACCCTAAAGTTGGCCAAACAATGACATTTTCAATGAAAGCACATGATGTTTCTGGTAATGCTGAAATTATTGATAACTGTACTATTCGAGTCAGTAATTTTAATTATGATGGTGGCGGCCCACAGGTATTATTTTATGGCGGCGTAGACGGTGATTATAAAGACAGCACAGTCGGTTTTGCCATAGGTAGTCAACTAAACAGGTCATCAGCTTATGTTAACGAAACATTAACCCTTTCACTAAATTCGCCAAGTACTTTAGATATGATGAATGGCTTAAGTGTTTGGTGTGCAGCTGTAAACACCAGCTTTGGCGATGGTATTTTTAATTAA
- a CDS encoding nucleotidyl transferase AbiEii/AbiGii toxin family protein has translation MKIDQDNFAELVNKAMQDESVTHMRAVIEKELLHYDILFALEKGGLLDKLTFRGGTSLRLCYGGNRFSEDLDFAGGIDFSSAMLADMKSCIEKYIGERYGLEVNVKEPKELKEDPKYAELSIDKWQIAVVTSPERKDLPKQKIKVEVANIPAYTKEPLSLKANYDFLPDGYSDTLILTETLDEVMADKIISLPATTKYVRHRDIWDLAWLQQQGAKLNMELVNNKVADYKLEQYEELLANLLEKLPELVTSEAFIEEMKRFLPTDVFDRTLALEKFQIYLKNTLVKLFKNVQDELSGQNVPTEFKM, from the coding sequence ATGAAAATTGATCAGGATAATTTTGCAGAACTGGTTAATAAGGCCATGCAAGATGAAAGTGTGACTCATATGCGAGCGGTAATCGAAAAAGAACTCTTGCATTACGACATTCTATTTGCCTTAGAAAAAGGAGGCCTCTTAGACAAGCTAACTTTTCGAGGTGGTACGTCACTACGATTATGCTATGGTGGTAATCGTTTCAGTGAAGACCTAGACTTTGCTGGAGGAATCGACTTTAGCTCAGCAATGTTGGCGGATATGAAGTCTTGCATTGAGAAATACATTGGCGAAAGGTATGGGCTGGAAGTCAACGTAAAAGAGCCAAAGGAGCTGAAAGAAGATCCAAAATATGCAGAACTGAGCATAGATAAATGGCAAATTGCCGTTGTCACGTCTCCTGAAAGAAAGGATCTGCCAAAACAAAAGATCAAAGTAGAGGTTGCAAATATTCCCGCTTATACAAAAGAGCCTCTATCTCTAAAAGCTAACTATGATTTTTTACCTGATGGTTATAGCGATACGCTGATTCTAACCGAAACGTTAGATGAAGTTATGGCCGACAAAATCATTTCTTTACCAGCCACGACAAAGTATGTCCGTCATAGAGATATTTGGGACTTAGCATGGCTTCAGCAGCAAGGTGCTAAATTGAATATGGAGTTGGTGAATAATAAGGTGGCAGACTATAAGCTTGAGCAGTACGAAGAATTATTAGCGAACTTGCTAGAGAAGCTACCAGAGCTTGTGACAAGCGAAGCGTTTATTGAGGAAATGAAGCGCTTCTTGCCAACAGATGTGTTTGATAGAACGTTGGCGCTAGAGAAATTCCAAATTTACTTGAAAAATACGTTGGTGAAGCTGTTTAAAAATGTACAAGATGAATTATCAGGCCAGAACGTCCCAACAGAGTTCAAAATGTAA
- a CDS encoding IS110 family RNA-guided transposase codes for MNTVLQDKDNANSNILYLAFELSAKSWKLGFSNKVKLRQKTIDAGDWNSLLAEIELAKEKLKCTPDCPVFSCYEAGRDGFWIHRALEKENITNYVIDSAAIEVNRRQRQVKSDGVDVKALNRLLIRYCSGDLTAMRPVRVPTIEQEDKRRLQRERGRLIEERGAHSTRIKSLLFLHGIRLANIKDLKTLLPKLKGAVTGYDIPVDTKNELQREYERYVMVDNQVKELEALQKERVTQAQDGSMEKQIEQMMQLKAVGWQTSWYLVAEFFSWRDFKNAKQVGSCAGLTPTPYDSGDSQREQGISKAGNKRVRKVMIEFAWLWLRYQKGSKLSQWFKERFDKGSKRMRRVGIVALARKLLVALWRYLEHGVIPEGAQLTEG; via the coding sequence ATGAATACTGTCCTTCAAGATAAAGATAACGCAAATTCAAATATTTTGTACCTTGCTTTTGAATTAAGTGCAAAAAGCTGGAAGCTAGGATTTAGTAATAAAGTTAAGCTCAGACAGAAAACGATTGATGCTGGTGATTGGAATAGCCTACTTGCAGAAATTGAACTGGCAAAAGAAAAACTAAAATGCACACCAGACTGTCCGGTTTTTAGCTGTTACGAAGCGGGTCGAGATGGGTTTTGGATACACAGAGCATTGGAAAAAGAAAATATCACCAATTATGTGATTGACTCAGCCGCTATTGAAGTGAATCGGCGTCAACGCCAAGTCAAAAGTGATGGTGTGGACGTAAAAGCCTTAAACAGACTACTCATTCGTTATTGTTCAGGTGATTTGACGGCAATGAGGCCTGTTAGAGTCCCGACTATTGAGCAAGAAGATAAACGACGATTACAACGCGAACGAGGGCGATTAATCGAAGAGCGAGGGGCGCATTCAACAAGGATAAAATCTTTACTTTTTCTGCATGGCATACGGCTAGCAAACATAAAAGATTTAAAAACATTACTGCCTAAACTTAAAGGCGCCGTCACGGGGTATGACATTCCAGTTGATACGAAGAACGAATTACAACGCGAATACGAGCGCTATGTCATGGTAGATAATCAAGTGAAAGAACTTGAAGCGTTACAAAAAGAGCGAGTTACCCAAGCCCAAGACGGCAGTATGGAAAAACAGATAGAGCAAATGATGCAACTCAAAGCCGTAGGATGGCAAACCAGTTGGTACTTAGTTGCAGAATTTTTTAGCTGGCGAGATTTCAAAAACGCTAAGCAAGTGGGGAGTTGTGCGGGATTAACTCCAACACCTTATGACAGCGGAGACAGCCAACGCGAACAGGGAATAAGTAAAGCAGGCAATAAGCGGGTGCGCAAGGTCATGATAGAGTTTGCTTGGCTGTGGTTACGTTACCAAAAAGGCAGCAAATTAAGTCAATGGTTTAAGGAGCGCTTTGACAAAGGCAGCAAGCGGATGCGAAGAGTGGGAATAGTCGCGCTCGCGAGAAAATTATTAGTGGCTCTGTGGCGTTACCTTGAGCATGGTGTTATTCCCGAGGGTGCACAATTAACGGAAGGTTAA
- a CDS encoding NADPH-dependent FMN reductase produces the protein MKLLTFAASNSATSINKQLAVYAANLLSKQTANIEIEVLDINDYEMPIYSPEREQQLGQHKLAQNFRAKIAHADAIIIAFAEHNGSYTAAYKNLFDWTSRIDMKVYQNKPMVLLATSPGPGGAKNVLNTAVNSMPYFAGDVKGSLSIPSFFDNFDVEQQKLRNEDLASELAKIVSTLL, from the coding sequence ATGAAATTACTTACCTTTGCCGCATCAAACAGCGCCACATCCATTAACAAACAACTAGCCGTTTACGCAGCCAACTTACTATCTAAGCAAACAGCAAATATTGAAATTGAAGTTTTAGATATTAATGACTACGAAATGCCGATTTATAGCCCTGAGCGTGAACAGCAATTAGGTCAGCACAAACTAGCGCAAAACTTTCGAGCTAAAATAGCGCACGCAGACGCAATTATTATCGCGTTTGCTGAGCACAATGGTTCCTACACAGCTGCCTACAAAAATCTATTTGATTGGACATCGCGCATTGATATGAAGGTCTATCAAAATAAACCTATGGTTTTATTAGCGACATCACCTGGCCCAGGAGGCGCCAAAAATGTATTAAATACCGCCGTAAACTCAATGCCTTATTTTGCTGGCGACGTAAAAGGCTCTTTATCTATTCCTAGTTTTTTTGACAACTTCGACGTTGAGCAACAAAAGCTACGTAATGAAGACCTAGCAAGCGAATTAGCAAAAATTGTTTCAACATTATTGTAA
- a CDS encoding response regulator, with the protein MATDLIPNTHTGRRLAIIATILAIPLFLLTCYQVSSVTQSVNVRLHALNKLDKLTQYEGLQYDFLSLLYSRDVAQVQQDKALREVWLQLTNRFPTPDKQTTTQLNQTLDTRLSNTTYNNFQLEIQIEKTVEPVYQQIAYQTDPVLADVQTGAFSLIFSDYRTLLTSHFINVNEFLALMANPQGLSNEGLKRLKRQLSEFSAMRKEFINKSQNSLVFNNPQARENLNNFNQHFSDFEWLLNKELKTLEQLLFFDILSTKVDPVEPSHRLAVITTHAQKLTLQAFQLTDRVLAEISQQAQKELVELQWQRNFVIGLVLFASLLALMLGYYVTKSVQATQRQWQLQHKELEAIVQQRTRDIEFAKQKAEAANEHAQQLNADLAVQINKTNSMAEQAQAASQAKSQFLANMSHEIRTPMNGIIGLTELALEETDADKQTDYITKAHQSANSLLGIINDILDFSKIEAGKLELEHTEFSLTSLFNEITATIKLKAEKKQLGLNYRIDPSIPNTLVGDPLRLKQILLNLLGNAIKFTSQGYIEVGCRCINNQQQDRIHLGFYVTDSGVGIAKDKQAQLFDAFTQADTSTTRKFGGTGLGLAISSKLANLMQGQLSVDSELGKGATFSFDCLLQAPTPSTLTPSTLTPSENKAKWSIPFTEVVYVGQDIRLASSIEDWCEYYQLNFSQTTERPTASDKKLIYLVDQSWLLLQTENIQIRSTQSVVVLLQDLIIPQSQVKPVSLNATFNLDKPFIGENLRQVLKRHALQQQWSSEIDQKNKDTVSEIGRKDKDSSDSMLASAHILLVEDNEINQQIAQVMLQMAGAEVDIASNGLDAVEKVKLGQYDLVLMDIQMPVMDGLQATQQIRGIPDKRSIPIVAMTANAMEGDREMCLNAQMDDYLTKPINREHMLKVIKQYIA; encoded by the coding sequence ATGGCGACTGATCTTATACCGAATACACATACGGGCCGCAGGCTGGCAATTATTGCCACCATTCTGGCAATACCTCTATTTTTGTTAACCTGTTATCAAGTCAGTTCGGTAACGCAATCGGTTAATGTGCGGCTTCACGCATTAAATAAACTGGATAAGTTAACTCAGTATGAAGGCTTGCAGTATGATTTTTTATCTTTACTCTACAGTCGAGATGTCGCTCAGGTACAACAAGACAAAGCCTTGCGTGAAGTTTGGTTGCAATTAACTAACCGCTTTCCAACTCCTGATAAGCAAACAACAACTCAATTAAATCAGACGTTGGATACAAGGTTAAGTAACACGACGTACAATAATTTCCAGCTTGAGATCCAGATTGAAAAAACAGTCGAACCGGTATACCAGCAAATTGCTTATCAAACTGATCCTGTGTTGGCTGATGTCCAAACAGGGGCATTTTCCTTAATATTTTCTGATTATCGAACCTTGCTAACGTCACATTTTATTAATGTGAATGAATTTTTGGCATTGATGGCCAATCCACAAGGACTATCCAATGAAGGATTAAAACGACTTAAACGCCAGCTTAGTGAATTTTCTGCTATGCGTAAGGAGTTTATTAATAAAAGCCAAAACAGTCTGGTTTTTAACAATCCTCAAGCAAGGGAAAATTTAAATAACTTTAATCAACATTTTAGCGATTTCGAATGGCTATTAAATAAAGAGCTCAAAACGTTAGAGCAGTTACTTTTTTTCGATATATTAAGCACAAAAGTGGACCCAGTTGAACCAAGTCACCGCTTAGCCGTGATCACGACACATGCGCAAAAACTCACTTTGCAGGCCTTTCAGTTAACCGATAGGGTACTGGCGGAAATTTCTCAGCAAGCGCAAAAAGAACTGGTTGAATTACAATGGCAACGTAATTTTGTTATTGGTTTAGTGTTATTTGCCAGCTTGTTAGCGCTAATGCTTGGCTATTACGTGACCAAAAGCGTTCAAGCGACCCAACGCCAGTGGCAGCTACAGCATAAAGAGTTAGAGGCAATCGTTCAGCAGCGAACGCGAGATATCGAGTTTGCTAAACAAAAAGCGGAAGCCGCCAACGAGCACGCCCAGCAATTAAATGCGGATTTGGCCGTGCAAATTAATAAAACCAACTCAATGGCAGAACAAGCTCAAGCGGCTAGCCAAGCTAAAAGTCAATTTTTGGCTAATATGAGCCATGAAATTCGCACGCCAATGAATGGTATTATCGGCTTGACTGAATTGGCATTGGAAGAGACAGATGCTGATAAGCAAACTGACTACATTACCAAGGCTCATCAGTCAGCTAATTCACTGTTAGGGATTATCAACGATATTTTAGATTTTTCTAAAATTGAAGCGGGAAAATTAGAGCTTGAACATACTGAATTTTCGTTAACCAGTTTGTTTAACGAAATAACAGCCACTATCAAATTAAAGGCAGAAAAAAAGCAGCTAGGTTTAAATTATCGCATTGACCCGAGTATTCCTAACACCTTAGTGGGTGACCCATTAAGGTTAAAACAAATTTTGTTAAATTTATTAGGTAACGCTATCAAATTTACTAGCCAAGGTTATATTGAGGTGGGTTGCCGTTGTATTAATAATCAACAACAAGATCGTATCCATTTGGGCTTTTATGTAACCGATTCAGGAGTTGGTATTGCTAAGGACAAGCAAGCGCAATTGTTTGATGCGTTTACACAAGCTGATACATCTACCACCCGCAAGTTTGGCGGAACAGGCTTGGGGTTAGCTATATCGTCTAAGCTGGCTAATTTGATGCAAGGGCAATTGAGTGTGGACAGTGAGCTAGGTAAAGGTGCAACGTTTTCTTTTGATTGCTTACTGCAAGCGCCAACGCCAAGTACGCTAACACCAAGTACGCTAACTCCAAGTGAAAACAAAGCTAAATGGTCCATACCTTTTACTGAGGTTGTTTATGTAGGGCAAGATATAAGGTTAGCGTCCAGTATTGAAGATTGGTGCGAGTATTACCAACTCAATTTTAGTCAAACCACAGAGCGACCAACTGCATCAGACAAAAAATTAATATACCTTGTTGATCAATCTTGGTTGCTTTTACAAACTGAAAATATACAAATTAGATCAACCCAAAGTGTAGTTGTGCTGTTGCAAGATCTTATTATCCCGCAATCTCAGGTTAAACCCGTTTCGTTAAATGCGACGTTTAATTTAGATAAACCTTTTATTGGCGAGAACTTACGTCAGGTATTAAAACGGCACGCGTTGCAACAACAATGGAGTAGCGAAATTGATCAAAAAAACAAGGATACGGTTAGCGAAATCGGCCGTAAAGATAAAGACTCGTCAGACAGTATGTTGGCCTCTGCTCATATTTTGTTGGTAGAAGATAACGAGATAAATCAGCAAATAGCCCAAGTTATGTTGCAAATGGCCGGCGCTGAAGTGGATATTGCCAGCAATGGGTTAGACGCGGTAGAAAAAGTAAAACTCGGCCAATATGATTTGGTATTAATGGATATTCAAATGCCGGTAATGGACGGTTTGCAAGCGACGCAGCAGATCCGCGGGATCCCAGATAAACGTAGCATTCCTATAGTGGCCATGACAGCAAATGCGATGGAAGGTGATAGAGAAATGTGCCTAAATGCCCAAATGGATGACTATTTGACCAAGCCAATTAATCGTGAACATATGTTGAAAGTCATCAAACAGTATATCGCTTAG
- a CDS encoding LysR family transcriptional regulator, which translates to MAINNALFDGFVIFRQVIESGGFSAAADTLGHSTSYISKEINKLEERLGVRLLNRTTRSVGLTPEGKDFYQQCVQIVQDAEHAVARLNSHNVKPKGNLKISCPTSLGINVLQPILSEYRQQYPDVTLELDVNDRKVDVVQDGYDLAIRATNQLDESSLICRKIMSSQALTVTSQAYIDKFGKPQSPQELADHQTICYSNLKNTTRWFYYDTNGDKISVDVKPAMLSNSAAMELAMVIDGHGICRMPAFNMQEELNSGLLVTLFDELPKPNIDVYVVYPSRKHLSPKIRCFIDLLVARIAN; encoded by the coding sequence ATGGCTATTAATAATGCGTTGTTTGATGGGTTTGTTATTTTCCGTCAGGTTATTGAATCCGGTGGCTTTTCTGCCGCTGCCGATACGCTTGGACACTCTACGTCCTACATCAGTAAAGAGATCAATAAGCTAGAAGAAAGGCTGGGCGTTCGTTTGCTTAACCGCACTACGCGTTCTGTGGGGTTAACGCCTGAAGGAAAAGACTTTTATCAACAATGTGTACAAATAGTGCAAGATGCCGAGCATGCTGTTGCTAGGTTGAATTCACATAATGTAAAGCCGAAAGGAAATTTAAAAATTAGCTGCCCAACCAGCTTAGGCATTAATGTATTACAACCTATATTGTCTGAGTACCGCCAGCAATATCCAGATGTGACGTTGGAACTTGATGTCAATGATAGAAAGGTTGATGTAGTACAGGACGGTTATGATTTAGCAATACGCGCGACAAATCAACTTGACGAGTCGAGTCTAATTTGTCGAAAAATCATGTCGAGCCAAGCATTGACAGTGACCTCGCAGGCGTATATTGACAAATTTGGTAAACCTCAATCGCCGCAGGAATTAGCGGATCATCAAACCATTTGCTACAGCAATCTAAAAAATACCACACGCTGGTTTTATTACGATACTAATGGCGACAAAATATCCGTTGATGTTAAACCCGCCATGCTTTCCAATAGCGCTGCTATGGAGTTAGCCATGGTTATTGATGGTCATGGTATATGTCGCATGCCAGCGTTCAATATGCAAGAAGAATTGAATTCAGGGCTATTGGTGACATTGTTTGATGAGTTACCTAAACCCAACATAGATGTTTATGTGGTTTACCCGAGCCGTAAACATTTATCGCCTAAAATACGTTGTTTTATCGATTTACTTGTCGCGCGGATTGCTAATTAA
- a CDS encoding YfiR family protein → MIVLRRLIEILLLGVLLTSENSQAEPLPAGLVVPIMLKLVSLEDNLSQQDEITIQVIGRDDVADIAKARVGYAVGNAKLGAVTMADGMPKTAPDVIFAAKLSDAALAQLVEYCRQHNVVLIGEQPELINKGLALVLFNDEGVPGVLLNLAKSKQHQLRWHPDVLNVVTVVD, encoded by the coding sequence ATGATTGTGCTGCGCCGATTAATCGAGATTTTATTGCTAGGTGTTCTATTAACGAGTGAAAATAGTCAAGCCGAGCCGCTTCCTGCTGGATTAGTGGTACCTATCATGCTCAAACTGGTGTCGTTAGAAGATAATTTATCTCAACAAGATGAAATTACCATTCAAGTTATTGGCCGTGATGACGTTGCTGATATTGCTAAAGCGCGAGTCGGGTATGCGGTGGGTAATGCAAAACTTGGGGCTGTTACCATGGCAGATGGCATGCCGAAGACGGCTCCTGATGTGATTTTTGCCGCTAAATTGAGTGATGCAGCCCTTGCTCAACTAGTCGAATATTGTCGTCAGCATAATGTGGTTTTAATTGGTGAGCAACCAGAATTGATTAACAAAGGGTTAGCATTAGTTTTGTTTAATGACGAAGGTGTACCAGGAGTGTTACTGAATTTAGCTAAATCTAAGCAACATCAGTTACGCTGGCATCCAGATGTTCTAAACGTTGTTACAGTTGTCGATTAA
- a CDS encoding TonB-dependent receptor plug domain-containing protein, translating to MSVIHLKAFKLIQSVFVLLALLEQALANDVQTLSLQDLLNQKTELHQSSTSVSGISESIQDAPAAIIVIRHKDIERKGYASIDEILQDIPGFDTSIPNGTVYSIAYQRGYRTNWTQRTLVLIDGKVDNSLWTHSAIISRQFPLNAIERIEVIYGPASVVYGPNAFLGVINIITKDANNMLAEDDVYAEIAIEKGSFNTQGIDLSTGFKYGLWHGSLGLRLFNSDEAHINDLSPWGYTDPALLQDPTIWGPGIGQGVDPVTSRTSPLGDINVNGEVEQSELFNGQALGQYFDPSFNRGVLAKLAYDNLAIEYINWHTDEGYGPYYSFADAQPNASWVYGSEQVAITHQWQLSKQLDIKSQFVYRNSQVAGDWIESYGTGVSISKWNSYSDAWRFEQEYQYRWSPTLMVSGGIKYEQKQLMKGYMICNYWANSGICPAQGVNSESGFTSDGSGVINVNEISSNHYTTLSPDARISDNPDFNTFKTRDQGVYGQLIWDVEDWRFSLGTRWDNNSLYKEQVSPRLAAIYHYSPKLTFKWIYGEAFQEPAPVNLYGGWNGRINNEGLKPEKVTNFEFITQYQTQSWLHDVSLYASEYTDVIADSSNVQGRDIWGVEYRGHYRFANPIPQAATITGQIYYTYTDTQSDMQYDNQLGQWLEQKAETGDIAANKISWHLNWPLSPHWNINTIVNWVGRKALFSQNPLRQDSNSNREQDIKLDSYTTTDVTLRYDTEGIDVGLKIENLFETEYYSPGPEGAGAGDNFTQDGFIQDNDGFHNSLLPQLKTRTATLFVEVEL from the coding sequence ATGAGCGTAATTCATTTGAAAGCCTTTAAACTAATACAAAGTGTATTTGTGTTATTGGCCTTGCTTGAGCAGGCCTTGGCTAATGATGTGCAAACCTTGTCCTTGCAAGATTTATTAAATCAAAAAACCGAATTACATCAGTCGTCTACATCGGTTTCAGGCATTAGTGAATCAATTCAAGATGCCCCAGCGGCCATTATTGTTATTCGCCATAAAGACATAGAGCGAAAAGGCTACGCCAGCATTGACGAAATTCTGCAAGACATACCAGGGTTTGATACATCAATACCCAATGGCACAGTTTATTCCATCGCTTACCAACGCGGTTATCGCACCAACTGGACGCAACGTACGTTGGTGCTTATCGATGGTAAAGTAGACAACTCGCTCTGGACTCATTCAGCAATTATTTCTCGACAATTTCCACTTAATGCAATAGAACGGATTGAAGTCATATATGGGCCTGCGAGCGTGGTTTACGGTCCAAATGCATTTTTAGGTGTGATCAATATCATCACTAAAGATGCCAATAATATGTTAGCCGAGGATGATGTCTATGCCGAAATAGCCATTGAAAAGGGGAGTTTTAATACCCAAGGTATTGATTTAAGTACGGGTTTTAAATACGGCTTGTGGCATGGTTCACTGGGTTTACGTTTATTTAACAGTGATGAAGCGCACATTAATGATTTATCGCCTTGGGGGTATACGGATCCTGCGCTACTACAAGACCCGACAATATGGGGGCCAGGTATAGGCCAAGGTGTTGATCCAGTCACGAGTCGCACTAGTCCGCTAGGAGACATTAATGTCAACGGTGAGGTTGAACAAAGTGAGTTATTCAATGGCCAAGCATTAGGTCAGTATTTTGATCCGAGTTTTAATCGTGGGGTTTTGGCTAAACTAGCGTATGACAACTTGGCGATTGAGTATATTAATTGGCATACAGATGAAGGCTATGGGCCTTATTATTCTTTTGCTGATGCCCAGCCAAATGCTTCCTGGGTATATGGTTCAGAACAAGTGGCTATCACCCATCAGTGGCAATTGAGTAAACAGCTGGATATTAAATCACAATTTGTTTATCGCAATAGTCAGGTTGCAGGTGACTGGATAGAGTCTTATGGCACGGGGGTTAGTATTTCCAAATGGAACTCATACAGTGATGCTTGGCGTTTTGAACAAGAATATCAATATCGCTGGTCTCCTACTTTGATGGTATCTGGTGGTATTAAGTATGAACAAAAGCAACTGATGAAAGGCTATATGATTTGTAACTATTGGGCAAATTCAGGTATATGTCCTGCTCAAGGTGTTAATTCGGAAAGTGGCTTTACTTCAGATGGTTCCGGCGTGATCAATGTAAATGAAATTAGTTCCAATCATTACACAACATTATCACCAGATGCCCGTATAAGTGACAACCCTGATTTTAATACTTTCAAGACCCGTGATCAGGGTGTTTACGGTCAACTCATCTGGGATGTAGAGGATTGGCGCTTTAGCTTAGGTACACGATGGGATAACAATAGTTTATATAAAGAGCAGGTGAGTCCACGTTTAGCGGCGATTTATCATTATAGCCCTAAGCTGACATTTAAATGGATATACGGTGAAGCGTTTCAAGAGCCTGCTCCGGTTAATTTATATGGCGGCTGGAACGGTCGTATTAACAATGAAGGTTTAAAACCGGAAAAAGTCACTAATTTTGAATTTATTACTCAATATCAAACTCAGAGTTGGTTACACGATGTATCTTTATATGCATCTGAATACACTGATGTGATAGCCGATTCGTCTAATGTGCAAGGGCGCGATATTTGGGGGGTAGAATATAGAGGCCATTACCGATTTGCTAATCCTATCCCTCAAGCCGCAACCATTACTGGGCAAATATATTATACTTACACAGACACTCAGTCAGATATGCAATACGACAACCAGTTAGGGCAATGGCTAGAACAAAAAGCTGAAACCGGAGATATCGCGGCCAACAAAATAAGCTGGCATCTGAACTGGCCGTTATCACCACATTGGAATATCAATACCATTGTTAATTGGGTTGGTCGTAAAGCATTGTTCTCGCAAAACCCTTTACGCCAAGATTCAAATTCAAACCGAGAGCAAGATATTAAACTAGACAGCTATACCACCACAGATGTTACGCTAAGATACGACACTGAAGGAATAGACGTAGGTCTGAAAATCGAAAACCTATTTGAAACCGAATATTATTCGCCAGGTCCTGAAGGTGCTGGCGCTGGTGATAACTTTACTCAAGATGGCTTTATTCAAGACAATGATGGTTTTCATAATTCATTGCTGCCGCAATTAAAAACACGTACCGCTACTTTATTTGTCGAGGTGGAGCTATGA